The segment GGCCACCCACAACGTCAAGGGCAGTGTGGCCGATGACGGTTACCAGAGTGACGAGCAGCAGGCTTCGGTGGCTTTCCATGGACCCGGTTATGCTGCCGATGTCTTCATCGAGATGGGCACCGGAAAATACACCGTCAACGTGGATGCACAGGGGGCCGTGGCGGTCATGAACGACCTGCACAAAGGACGGGACACCAGCCCCCTCTGGAAATGGGTGATTGACCTCTCCGCAGGTTTCCTGACGCTGGTTTCCCTGACCGGTCTGGGTTTGCTGATTTTCCTCAAGAAAATCCGTCCAGCAGGACTGATCACCGCTGCTGCAGGGGGCGTTCTGGTGCTGCTCCTGATGCGTCTGGCCTCTTGAAGCCCTGACTGAACCATCAACGAAAGACCCCCTGAGGTTTCAGGGGGTCTTGAAGTTTGCAGTGTGCAAAATCAGGGGTCTTTCCGACTGTACCGTTCTTGCCTCATCTGGTGCACCGAGGGCCTCTGGTGGAGTTCAGGTGGGTTGGTGATGCGGTACAACAGGTAAATGCTGGCCACCAGCAGAAGCATGATCACTGAGAGAATCAACCAATCCATGAC is part of the Deinococcus misasensis DSM 22328 genome and harbors:
- a CDS encoding PepSY-associated TM helix domain-containing protein, which encodes MSSARENNPPAKTGAARKARPLKTRTYGLFRWLHVYISMFSLLIVLFFSVTGITLNHPDWVFGNVETRQEYSGTLPEGWKTGNQVNWLKVVEHVRATHNVKGSVADDGYQSDEQQASVAFHGPGYAADVFIEMGTGKYTVNVDAQGAVAVMNDLHKGRDTSPLWKWVIDLSAGFLTLVSLTGLGLLIFLKKIRPAGLITAAAGGVLVLLLMRLAS